The Cryptomeria japonica chromosome 9, Sugi_1.0, whole genome shotgun sequence DNA segment TTGGAAGAGcaaaagttggtgcatttaaggtttggagggtgAGATGAGAAatccatttatggaaagagttgacTCAtgcctaatcaaggtgattaggaatTTGCAAATTTTTAGGAGTGATTAGGTGGGCTAGTGAGGGATTAGAGTGAAAGTGGAAAAGTTAGAAGGATGTGTCCTAAGGAGAGAGAATTAGTGGAGGAATATTAAATTGGAGGAAATGGTAAGCATGATTAGGCtaggattaattaggctagatggtAAGATTaggaagggtgatttgtaggaattagATAATTAGGTTACTTAATTGAAGTTAATTAACTAATCAATGTTTAGAAGAAATAATAGGAATTGAAATGATTTTAACGAATAAGGAATAATTAATTTTACTAAATTAATTATAAgggctatagtgataaaattaattaaacttgatttaattaatttttagaatAAAGGGTTTAACACACTTAGGCTAATTAATTATTTGGAAAGACCTAAATTAATTAActactaatttatttaattttggatgTCTACACATGAATTTTCATGACTTTTCTTGGTAGTTGGCACTTTTGTGGAGTAGATTCTTTACATTTCTCAAAACATTAATTCCTTTTTAGCTACTCATATGTTTTGTGATTTGAAGTTGTTGTGGATTGTCTTGTCAAATGGTCTTTTGAGGCTAATCATATATAGAATGTTTTAGCCTAGGGGTCCATATCCCCCAATCAATCTTCACAAATCCTTCATATACTTTAAAATGATATCAGTTAggctttttttttattgtttttgtgttGTCTATCTTCTTAATTTTATGTTTAGCTTTAAATCGCGTTCATAAGAACTTATAATAAACCTTCTCaaatttttcttcttttaaattaaacaaaaattaTTGTTATTTGAAAAtctttatgtaatatttttattctttacttttttaaaatgattttgaaCCTTGGAAAGAAAAATACTACATTAAATGTATCAATATGATATAATCAAATTTAATATGTATACATTTCTTCCATCTAATAACCAATGTGAGTTGTCTAATGTTTCGAAATGAACTAGTTCTAACACTTATATGTCATCTTCTCGGGATATCATATATGATTAGGTACCTAGATTTTCGCCTTGCATAAGGAAAGACCTGGACTATTGCGTAAGGAAAGACCTGGACTATTTCAAGTCAAGATGATTGAATGCATTGCGGGTCATTCACGTCCTCGCACTGTCCTCATCTGTCAATTTCATGTAACATCGAGCGCACACGACGAAACTGCCTTCAAATATTCCTTTGGAAAAATTTGGAATTTTTGTGGTCCGTAAAACCCAACATCTTGTGGTTTCCAGCAAGTGGCCATTATCGCTTACGTGAAAAAGAACGATGACTTATCGACAATCCTTTAAATCtggaagagcctccctaagattgTAATTTTGTGGTTTCAAAAAGCGAGTGTTTTACATATTGTAATTTAATTTTGCGAAACATATGGCAGTAATCATGCTCCGCCCAGCTCCCGCTTTCTTTTCATTCGTTTTCAACTATTTGCTTTTGATTCTCCACTGCTCGTCCCTCTCCCATGACGGTGTAGTTTTGCTTGAAATCAGAAAGGTAGATTGGAGGGACAGCAGTAATGCTTTGAGCAACTGGAACGAGTCTCACCAAAATCCATGCACTTGGAAAGGAATCTCTTGTGATGCATTCAACACGGTTACCAGTGTTGATATCACCGGTGAGTCCATTTCTGGCAACTTGACTTCTGCTATATGTGCTCTTCCCAATCTCACAGTGCTGACTCTCCAAGCCAATGCTTTTTGCGGTCCCTTCCCGCATGCCTTCCTTCACTGCAAGCGTTTGCAAAAGCTCGATTTGTCGAGCAACCAGTTTGCTGGAATGCTGCCCAGTCACATCTCCGAGTTGAGTGAATTAAGAGTCTTAAATTTATCGTATAATAGTTTCAGTGGTTCCATTCCTCCAGCCTTCGGAATGCTGCCAAGGATGGAAGCTCTCTTGTTCCACGAAAATAGTCTGAGTGGGACATTCCCTAAATTTGTCGGGAATTTGGAGTCTCTGAAGAATTTCACGATTGGCAGTAATCCTCTGCGCCCTGACATGATACCGAGAGAGTTTGGCAATTTAAAGCAGCTGCAGCAGTTATGGCTATATAACTGCAGCCTTGAAGGCGGAATCCCGTCATTCCTGGGCAAATTAACACAGCTGGAGGACTTGGACATTTCGCAGAATCATCTCTCGGGTGTTATCCCGATTTTCCTGGCCAATTCAACCCAGCTGAAGTCGTTGTGTTTGTGGCAGAATAATCTCTGGGGTGATATTCCGGCTTCGCTGGGCAATTTAACGCAGCTGGAGGAGTTGGACGTGTCGCAGAATCATCTCTGGGGCGAAATTCCTACCAGTTTAATGGCTCTCTCAAATTTGAGAATACTCTATCTCTATGAGAACAACTTGTCTGGACGAATTCCGGCGAACATTGACCAACTGAAGAGCTTGTCCGGGTTAGATTTTTGTGCCAATCAGCTTCATGGCACAATTCCTCAAGAAATTGCCAATCTCACAAATCTGAATCTTCTTCAACTGTGTTCGAACCGACTTACGGGGACGATACCTGCTCAGCTCGGGAAGCTACGTTACTTGAGTAACTTGATGCTCTACGACAACAAGTTCAATGGCTGGTTGCCCCAGAATTTGGGTACGTACT contains these protein-coding regions:
- the LOC131076971 gene encoding leucine-rich repeat receptor-like serine/threonine-protein kinase At1g17230, which produces MAVIMLRPAPAFFSFVFNYLLLILHCSSLSHDGVVLLEIRKVDWRDSSNALSNWNESHQNPCTWKGISCDAFNTVTSVDITGESISGNLTSAICALPNLTVLTLQANAFCGPFPHAFLHCKRLQKLDLSSNQFAGMLPSHISELSELRVLNLSYNSFSGSIPPAFGMLPRMEALLFHENSLSGTFPKFVGNLESLKNFTIGSNPLRPDMIPREFGNLKQLQQLWLYNCSLEGGIPSFLGKLTQLEDLDISQNHLSGVIPIFLANSTQLKSLCLWQNNLWGDIPASLGNLTQLEELDVSQNHLWGEIPTSLMALSNLRILYLYENNLSGRIPANIDQLKSLSGLDFCANQLHGTIPQEIANLTNLNLLQLCSNRLTGTIPAQLGKLRYLSNLMLYDNKFNGWLPQNLGTYSDLIEVDLTSSGLEGPLPKNLCMGGVLYGFEITSNNFSGSLPPSFEDCKSLRYLYVDNNQLSGEISPGLWGAVNLHGLFLNDNKFEGMISPAIGQAKDLSRFRISNNRFEGRIPAQVGQLKNLEVFEASNNRLSGPIPRELGSLILLNILKLDHNFLSDEIPKEIMSLKKLNQLNLGHNRLTGEIPALILSDLNSLDLSNNFISRGVPPELGLLRLNAFNVSNNHLSGRIPESLDNPVYKESFVGNPRLCGGRNLMLPSCSSPHKLSPQTLGMILLPALLVVAVALGYICLRRSFRKKPSDTSSWKTTGSGTIGGDSRKERISSSHSESENEMICFSDRPS